The Gossypium arboreum isolate Shixiya-1 chromosome 4, ASM2569848v2, whole genome shotgun sequence DNA segment TAACATGTAGACAAGTGATCCAATTCCTAGTCGTCATATAatcatgtttaaaaactttaaataaaaatattttttaaaaaattacataaaaataaataacatcAGTCAttgttttaatttaactcgaacaattgtattcaattcaatttgaataACATCTCACTTGACTCGATTcgtaaaaatttcaaatcaagttaggatgataaaataggatttgAAAACTTGATTACCTCGAAAATTTTCCATTCGATTCAATTCGGTCGAATGCTCACCCCTAGTGAGAGTTTTCTTTTAGAGTTTCATATTTGACTAGTAATAGTggcttattttttaaaaaatccaaTGTACTCATCTTTTGCTTTGATATTGTTAATAATGTAGCAAAAGAAGGTTTCTCTTTTGAGGATGTCGACAGTGTTTGAAGGGGGGCTTCAATTTGTCCTTTGATTGACTTGGCCATTCATATCGACGCAAGGTATCTCTCTACAATCTCATGATTTTGTTTGGAATAACATTGATGTGTGTTGTTTTATTTGATTATTGTTTCTTGTGTGCATGACTGTTAATGTTTATTTGGTCGTGTGTATTCCCCTCATTGAGTGTGTTAGTAATAAGTTGGGAAAGTCAAATCCATCAAGTGAAGGAAAAACTAGTTTGAAAGTAGTCGTTGAAGTCCCTTTTAGTTGAATGGGGTAaggataaagtaaataaaaaaagggAGAAAGTAAAACATAAAAAGAAGTTTTGAAagttgttttaaaaaataaaagagataaggttatttttgtttattgttttttttCATTAAAATGACTATAAATGAAACCCAACTGTACATTAATATAGCTCTCCAAATGCCCAGTAAACAATAAATGGAaactgattttatttttattataatttaaaattcttAAACTGTTCTTTGTGATTTTTGAAATCCCCTGCTTCATAGGAGACTGATTTCAGGTATGAATCTTTACTTCAACTTTGTCGTTTGCCTTTTCATCTCTGTTTTTAGTTTCAGATCTATGCTTCTTTTCTTGTATTTCAGTGGATTTTAGTTTCAGGTCTCAGTCTGGTTCttgtttttgtttgtttattgtctagtatatgttatttattttcgGATTGCTTGTTTGCCTCTGTTTAAGATGGTTGTGTTATGGTCTATTTGTTTTGTAATTTCTGCTTAGCAGTATACTGTTGGGGGTTGGGATTTTGTGTTTGGGTCTTGCGGCGTGGTAGTTTTTGGGCTTTTCTGCCTGGGTATATGGGTTTGGAGACTGAATCGTGGGTGTGGGTTTTGTGGGCTTTAGGCATGGGTTGGGGGGCTGGGGTTTGGGGTTTTTCaagtaaaacaaaaattaaaaatacctaaatgaaaagtaaaaaaaaaaaaaaaattactacgATGCCTTCACACTGGATTTAGGTTTAAGCAGGCTTTTTCAAGTCGAGAATGCACAGATCGTTGGTTCGGCCATTCATGGGGGTGCGTGGGTTTTCCTCAACCTCCAAGAAAATTGTGGCGTCGGTACTGTTCGAGAGATTACCTGCCATTATTCCCAAATTGGATCCTGTGGTTTATGCATTTCAAGAGTTTTCGTAAGTTTTCATTCTCGTGAGAAAATCTGGGATCTAGGATACCTTAGATTTCTATTGGTTAGCTCATTGatgcaaaaaggaagaaaaaaagctAAAATATTTTGCTGAAAACAGCATGATTAGTGGTTTATGGCACAAAGTTATTGGCTTTTTTAGTTCAAGTTTTCAGCTACTAATTGGGGTTTTATGGAAATAGCTGAAACTCTTGGGATTTATTTATGTAATTGCTTTTGTTTTATGCAGCTTTCGATGGAGGCAGCAGCATCGACGCAAATATCCTGATGATTTCTTGGACATGTCTAAATCTAGGCAAGTTGTAAATTTGTTATATTAGGGGCATTTATTTGTTTGTTGGGTCTTTCTTTCCAACTTAAGTGGTTACTGACTAagcataaaagttgtttattttatGCATagcaattaagaaaaaaaaaaaaaaaggaaagcaaTTGATTTATCCAAATGAATGATTTAGAGTCGTGATTCCTCTGGAGAGCTGATTTGGGGAAAACAATGTAGAGTAATTTAGGCTTAATTGTTTTAAATTGAAAAACAACAGCCTCAAAAGCAATGAAGGTTGTTCGTTTGGATACATTATGTATGTTATGCTCCTCCTTGCTTTGCACTTTCAATGAGTGCATGCATGACTTCAGATTTGCACATTAAGAAAAAGGTGAAGTGCAACAAAGATGATTTTAATTTTCAGCTAATGTAGTGAAATTGTTGTATAACCAGGGGAAAAGGTGATTACCAAATTGACTACGTTCCAGCTCCAAGGATCACTGAAGCTGACAAAATGAATGACAGAAAGTAAGTTGTAGATTTCATATTGCTCATTGGAACTTAATTATCAGGAGACCGTTCTTTGTTTGAAAGAGATCGAATATGTGTTGTCAAGAACTAACAATTTTTGGGAATAACTGGCATGAAATCTGCATTAATAATCTCTAAGAAGCTGACAAAAAGGAATGACGGAAAGAAAGTGGTGCATTTTTAATTGTTCAGTGTAACACTTTTATCTATGGGCTATTCTTTGTTTGATAGAGATCAGATATATGTCATAAGGAACTAATAGTGTATAGGAAGAAATGATCAGAATTGGATCTCAAAGTGCTTTTCTCTTCTAGTTAAAGTATCTATCTCCTTATTTTTACATAAGAGTTTGTGAACGAACAATAAACATCATCCTTAAGAAAAAATTTTcttcctctcggtggttgtggccTTGTGTGGATAAAAAGTGAAGTTAGTACATTTGAGCGACTGTTAGTAGTTTAGTACAATATTTTGATTGCGAAAGCTCTGAACTTTGTATTTGTCAAGGTCATTGCAGAGAGCACTTGATACAAGATTGTATCTTCTTCTATATGGTATCAGTAATGCAGCTCCTTGCGGGAAACCTGTGTGGCATTTTCCAGAAAAAGTTTATGATTCAGAGGAGACGTTGCGCAAGGTAATGGTTTTTATGCgtcttgtttctttttcttttttgttttatcagtatgatataaatatgaaatatttgCAGTGTGCAGAGTCTGCCTTAGCATTCGTACTCGGAGACCTCTCTCACACTTATTTTGTCGGAAATGCTCCCATGGGGCACATGGTTATACAGCAGATGGAGAATGTGCCTGAACCATTTAAGGTATTTCAAGCAAAATGGTTGTATTATTTACCTCTTATATTGATGCAATAATTGTCTTTTAGTCTTTTTAATCAAATGTCAATCTTGTTTGGATGACATACATTCACTTCACTTTTTCCTACATTATGTTTTTTCTTTCTGTCAGCGATTTTTTTTCAAGTCTCAAGTGATTGATACCAACAAGTTCAATATCCAGAAGTGCGAGGATTTCGTTTGGGTGACCAAAGATGAACTCTTGGAGTATTTTCCTGAACAAGCTGAATTTTTTAAGAAGTTGATTATCAGCTGATGGCAAACTGCTTCATTCAGTTTCCAAGCCATACAGGTCTTTCATATAACCCAAATTTGTGGTTTACTTGTAACTTTGCAGTAGTGTCCAAGACTAGAAAACCAAACATCCGAACGTGACTCAATTAGGCAAAAATAACGAAAAGTCCATTGGCTAAGGATGGATTGAATTGTCCAATACTTTTTCTTATGTTGGCGACTATTGATGCATGgtcttgttttattttattacatattcCTCTCATATCTACTGCAATAATGCTTGCATGGTCTAATATGTATGTGTGCCCTTGATCTTTGGTCTTGGTAGGGTAAATTAAGCAATTTAACTTTGGGTTTTATGCAGTTATAATTGGCTGATCAATTCCAATGTCTACCTTCTTGGATAGTGGGTAAATGTAGATGACTTGATAACCCTATTTTATTCCTTTTTAAGTAGGGGGTACTGAAAATGGTATTTACCATCTAGCATTAGGACTCTCCGTCCACAATGCTGACTTGAAGTAAATGAACATCTCTGCCCTAATCAATTAATCTACTAATTATTGGAATACATTTTTATCATTCGCAAAAAATTTTGGgttaggttaattttaaaatgagcAAATTTAAACacagtttttaaaaattttaacaaaactaaataagaacaaattaaaaaatatatatatgttggaTCTATTTAATATCACAAATCATTACCTTGATAAAACGAACCACCTTATGATTCAATGAAATCAAATCAATTTATAACAGAGGGATGTTTTTGTTAGCTGAACTGGTCGCGTGGGGCATTAGACTGGATCTTCATGTAAAACgcctaaatgaagaaaaaaactaaaaattactACGATACCTTCACAATGGATTTCGGTTTAAGCACGGTTTTTTCAAGTCGAGAATGCACAGATCGTTGGTTCGGCCATTCATGGGGGCACGTGGGTTTTCCTCAACTTCCGAGGAAATTGTGGCGTCGGTATTGTTCGAGAGATTATCCGTTGTTATTCCCAAACTGGATCCTGTGGTTTATGCATTTCAAGAGTTCCCGTAAGTTATAATTCTCGTGAGAATATTTGGGAATGTTCTATCTAGGATACTTTAGATTTCTATTGGTTAGCTTACTTTGGGGCGTTTAATCGGTTAATAGTTATTAATTGGGGTTTTATGGAAGTAGACCATATTAGTATTAATCTTTTACTAAATTTGAACgtttatgaaaataaaaaataaaagacttttaaaaaggaagtaaaagaaagaaatcgttaaatttttttttttttgaaataaagtcCGTTTAATAATTAGGCTTGAAAGACCAAATTA contains these protein-coding regions:
- the LOC108460770 gene encoding 54S ribosomal protein L17, mitochondrial-like, with amino-acid sequence MHRSLVRPFMGVRGFSSTSKKIVASVLFERLPAIIPKLDPVVYAFQEFSFRWRQQHRRKYPDDFLDMSKSRGKGDYQIDYVPAPRITEADKMNDRKSLQRALDTRLYLLLYGISNAAPCGKPVWHFPEKVYDSEETLRKCAESALAFVLGDLSHTYFVGNAPMGHMVIQQMENVPEPFKRFFFKSQVIDTNKFNIQKCEDFVWVTKDELLEYFPEQAEFFKKLIIS